GGTAGTACTGAAGCGCGAGTTCAGGAAAATTAGTGGCACGAAGAAAAAAATACTCCTTAGCTCAGTTACCGATCCCTATCAAGGGGCCGAGGCCCACTACCATTTGACTCGGCAGTCGTTGCAAATCTTTGCAGCCGAACAGTACTCGGGTCCAGTTAGCATTCTTACAAAATCCCCTTTGGTTCTTAAAGATGTAAGCATCCTCAGGCAGATTCCTGACGTTGAAGTTGGAATGACGGTAACGAGCACAGATGACAGCGTTAGCAGATCACTAGAGGATCAGGCCCCCGTTGTGAGCACACGACTAAAAACCCTAGGAAAACTTCACGATGCCGGGATCAAAACGTATGCGTTCGTCGGGCCGATTTTCCCCCATTTATTTTTGAGGGTGGAGAAGCTCGAATCGTTATTTCAGCAACTTGCCGAAGTCGGGGTATCTCAGGTATTTGCCGAGCACGTCAACATGTCGGCATATATTCTGAAACGACTTGCCCCTGCCATCGACCGCGATCCGAGTGTCGCGGAGTTCTATCGTACCCCAGACAAATTAAAGACCTTGACAAAAAAAATTGATGCTCTGGTGTATGATTTGGTGAAAAAATACGGGCTCCAACTTCGACTCAACCAACCCCTTCACCATAGCGATTTACCAAAGAACACCTAAAGAGGCGTGCTATCGTCGGTGGTGGGGAGTTGTAAGAAAATCACCATGATAATATTGATCCGCAAGATTATCGCATAAAAGTTTATGCCCATAGACGGGGAACATGGAGCTCATGAACAGAGGCAAAAGCATTACAAGCAGCGAATATGCCATGCTACTAAGGGTCAGTGACAACAGCGTCCACATGAACGACTGGTTACTTAAAACCGCACGGTACGACCCCGACCTGCTTTGTGATACCCTGTTTTCTCCGACGCGAGACGGTATCCATCGCAAAGCGCTCAAACCATATGTAATGGTTATTCCAGCAAACATTCCAAATGAAAATCGAGGCATCGGCAAAAAGAACGCTAAAGCCAACAAAGGTGCAACTCCGCCCGCCAAATTAATTACCATGCGTAAAGCGCTGTATATTTCTGTTCTGTTCTTTGGAGTTGTGTTTTCCAGTAGGGCTTTACTCTCTGCCGGATAGGCTACTCCAGAGAAAAAGGAGGCGGCACATAAGCCCCCGATCGCCATAATGCTCGATGTCGTCGCAGCCATGATGAAGTCCCCCATTCCAGCGCCAAAGAATCCCAGGCTCATGACCCAGCGCGATGGGGTACGATTGCCCCACCAGCCACCAACCACCGTTCCTAACATATTTGCGAGTGGTCGTGCTCCTAAGATACTACCGATTACTGCAGTACTAACGTGATTGCGTAGTAGATACAACGCCAAAAATGGGTATATAGAGTAAAAAGCCAGGTTAATAAGGAATTGGCCCACTATGATAGTCCATACGGCAGGTACCATGCTTTTGAGGGTCAGCAACAACTGTCTCATGACGATCACCGATTAACTAAAAACGTAGGCGTAAGTCCGAATCATCTCTATTCCTCGACGTTGCTTAGGCCCAGGAGCCCCTGGACCATAGTCGATAAAGCGCAATCCGTGACGGAATCCGAACTGAATTGGCGCATGATATCCGACTGAAAAGTATGTGCCGTATCGATCGAGTTCGTAATTTCGGCTTAACATTTTCAGATGCAACACGCCACCACATAAAGAGAGAAGGACAATAAATCAGAGTCCTGAACAGCCGTGAAAAGTCCAGCAGCATGCCCATAAGTCGCGTCGAGATGCTTGGCAAATGACTCAAGAACGCGTGGGTCAACCTTTGTGCCGTATTTTTCGAACACGTTGGCACCGAGAACACCGATTTCTAACGAATGATATGCACTTATGGGCTGTTGCTCGATCTTTACACCCCACCGGCGAAGAGTCCGTTCTTCGACGACAAAGGAGCGCCGAGCGTTTCTGGATAGCGAAGTGCGGTATCCCATCTAAAGATCCGTAAGATTCGAGGTCTAATACGCCGTATAACTTGTGGGGCATTACGTGGACGGGTACGTCAGGTTCGAAGGTGCTATCAGAAAAGGATCATCTAAAGACGACATCAATGCAAACACGATATACCTGACACCAAAATTCTTCCTTAGAGTGTTCTGAGTAAAGCCATCACTGTTGGTCACTCAATATCTGATGTGTTAACAAGAATAGGACATGGCCACGCAAAGAGAATGGCACTCGCGGCTACCGTTCCGTGTATCCAATCGCTGGACAAAGCCTCTCTTACTATTTGGTGAGGGTTGGACGGGGAATACCCGCTTTCTTCTTGAAAAAGAACCACTGGTATTAGGGCAATCGGTGTCGAGTGCCGAAAAACTTCAACATAAATGCTTTGATCCCCAAGCCGCGTTTGGCTGTCGCGAAGATACTCTGGAGTTCTATAAAGATGAGCAAAGCTGAGGGACCGTGGCGTGGTGACCTTACCCAAAGCCGTGCGCCAGCACTACGGGCTGGGGCCCGATACGCCGCTCACATTGGTCGATTGGAATGGGGTTTTTATCTTGAGTCCCCGCATTCCGGTCGTCACTGACCTGGCTAAACAAATTGCGGTAGAACGCGCTGCAGCGGGTCTGTCGGTTCAAGACCTGTTAAGGACCTGGGACCAAGAACGCTATGGCGCGGATGTCCCGCAATCCGAGGACGCATGATTCCGCCTCTGCGCGTCTTTTTTGATGCTGATGTGATCATTGCGGGCAGCGCGTCCTCGGAAGGGACATCGCATGCCTTGTTGCGATTGTGATGGTGGCTGAGATCGCCAAACAACATCAACGCCGACCCTCAAATGACATTGCAAAGAATAAAACATGCTATTTCAATCCTTATCGGGTTTTTAACGCTGCTATTTAATGTCATTAGGCTAAGAGGATTTTACGTGTCCAACGAAGCAGGAATTCGTCGAATCACCGCTAAATATATGAAAGGAGCAAATGACAGTTCCGGTAAATATTGACAGGAATTGTCATAGCTATCGACGACCATCAAGAATGCTTTGGATCTGTCTTGTTCTCCTTATCAGTGGACAAGATCTGCGAATTGTCTGTGGCTTTTCTACTAGGAGGTTGTTCATGCAGTATTACCAATCGCGGCGATATCGTAAACGCTCTAAGATGTCGACTCTTTTAGGGCTTTCTCTGTTGTTCACAGGGTCGTTCACCTTACTCACCAACCCTGGCGCCAAAGCTTTTTCGCTAAATCACATTCAATATGTACGACTCGCTAATACCAAGCCGGTTTTTGTGTTATCGCATAAGACTTTGTATCACGTCCCTAATCCCGCGACATTTTTTGCGCTAGGGGGTACCTGGTCAAATGTCCAAAGCCTATCCTCATTGAATGGCGACACGTTAGGATTGCCAATGGTGGTGCCTTATCCATCAGGCACACTCCTAAAAACATTTAATGCACCGACAGTCTACCTGGTTGTTCATGGAATACTGCGGCCTATCGCTACGGCTCAGGTTTTCAATCAAATGCATTTAAATTGGAACGCTATTCATGCGATTCCACAGATCATGAGTAATTGGCCTGTCGGCTCTGCGATTACGCGTCCCATGAGCTATTGGCCGTCAGGAGCTGTCCTACGGCAATCGGGGCATCCACAAGTCTACGAAGTAGAAGATGGGACACTCTCCCATATAATTTCTCCGAATCTATTTCACCAATTAGGTTATCATTGGTCTGATGTCAAAGTCGTGTCTCAATTACCCTATCCCATAGGAGCCGCGATGACACAACCCCTTCGCGAATATCCCACGGGGACAATATTACAACTCGATGGACATCGTGCCGTGTATGTCGACGAAGAGGGAACTTTACGCCATATCCCAAATCCCACCATTTTTCATGAATTGGGCTATCATTTTAGCGAAATTCTCCATGTTTCGAACTTGGGCGGAAACACCATGGGCCCGCCTTTGGATTCCACCATCATCCCGGGCGATCCTTCCTCATCGCCGTCACCAAGTCAGCCTCCATCCTCGTCCCCAACCCCGCCTCTCAGTGCATTCTTATCCATGGGATATGGATATTATGCTGACAATGAACCAAATGGACCAAACAACTCATCTTATCTTGATTTGTTAAACCATGCCAATGCCTTATCGGTGATTAACCCCGTATGGTATTTTGTGCAGTCTTCCTCACAGGGAGGATGGATAGTGAACGATTGGACACGTTCTATTCCCACAATAAATGGGGAAAAGAACGTTCAAGTCGTTACGAAAGCTGCCCATAATCAAGGCGTGTTAGTTATGCCTTCGGTAGGAATTTACTATAATCCGTCATCGGGTCCGATTACGACTCCAGCAGAACAAAAACAACTCGTACAGCAACTCGTGACGATTGTCCAAAAAAACGATTATGATGGGCTCACCATCGATTTTGAAAGCCAAGGATCCGGTAATTTGAGCGTGAGTGCCGCGTCAACGCAATATACCCAATTCATTCAACAACTAGGTGCTGCCCTACACGCTATCGGCAAGAAACTAATGATTGCCGTATACGCAAGTCCCTATCCCCACACCATTTATAATTATGCAGCCTTAGCTCCTTATGTGAATTGGATTAATATCATGGCCTATCCAGAACACAACAGTTCCACGCCCCCCGGACCGACTCAGGGCTTTCCTTGGCTTGAAAATATAGTGCAAAACGCATTAGCCACCGGAGTCAATCCCGGGCAAATTATCTTAGGAGTCGCCCCGTATGGTCACTCCTGGACTTATACTAATTCGGGACATACTCCTAACTCCTATGAATCTAATCGGACTATCAAAAACTATATTGATACCCATCATATCGTGCCGTTATGGGATTCAACAGAAAAAGCCATTGTCTTTACCACGGGACCTTTAGCTCAAACGCCTCCGGCCCCCTTATCCTATAATGTTAACCAGTCTTCTCCAGCAGTCGCCAATCTCCAGACCATCTTAAATGTGGTTCTGTTACAATATGCCAGCACGCATCATCTTCCCGCACCGCCTTTGTTGTGGGCCAATGGCTATTATGATTCAGAAACCAGCCGAGCCGTCGCGATGTTTCAACAAGACTTTCACGTCGAAAACGCACAAAGTGGGATATATGATACACAAACGGCACAAGCCCTGGCTCAAGTCATCAGTCAATATCAGATTGGTCAAACCCAATGGTGGGATCAAACCTCCCGATCCTTTGCTGATTTGTTAAAATTAGCCTTACAGGACCATTTGGCTGGAGTCGCTTCCTGGCGGTTGCCGTTTGAAACGACAAATTATTGGAGCACATTAACGTCCCTGACGTCTATTTGGAAGCCATAAAAGGAGAATTTACTGTATGCAGGTTTCTTACCGTTCCGTCCTAATAGGCCTTGGATTTAGTCTCGGTATTGGGCTTTTAGCAGGTTGCGGGCAACAATCGGCCACACCCTCCACTGCCACATTCGGTGCGTCGACCGCAAAGACACCTAGCCCTCCGTCATCAAGGAGTGCGGCACCGGCATCGGCCACGCCAGTGTCCCCTAAACCCAGTCAAGCCTCGGATACGACCACGATGACCATTCCGAGTACGCCCATTCCTCCGCAAGCCGGTGTCTACTCGGAGATGACCATCCAGGTCTCTCACGCGGTTGCAGAAGGACACGCGATGGTCAATGGCCAAAGTGTGAACGTCTACGCCTTAACCGTATCGATTCATAATCCGACTTCGGCGATGATTCCCTTAGCGCTCAATGATTTTAGTGTCGAGCCGCTTCATGCCTCGGCATATACCTATTCATATAATGATGTCATGCATTCGCCATTGACCGCCAGTTCCTCGTTATTTCCGCTACCGGTTGATTCCTCTAGCCCTTCCAGTGTGGTGCGCTACATCCAACCGGGCTCAAACATTAGTGGCACTATTACGGTCATGGTTCCGCCGTCTTCGGCCTATCAAATTGTTTGGGGCGACTCCTCCACGCCCGCTGCAACCTTTTCCGTTTCTTAAGAAGGCAAAGAGGTTAGAGTCCGAACACTGAGATTCAGTGTTCGGACTCTTTTTTGATGGCTCCTGGTCATCCGGGCATCTCACGTACCACTGCCAAATTTCACTATTCAGGACTTCTTCCCCTTTCCTTTGGATTCCCTCCCCATGTGTCCAGCATGCTAAGAACACATCGGCTATACTAAGTGCTAAGAATACAGAGGAGGGATACGATATGGCAGGATTATTAGAGCGGGTCAAGACCATTCTCGGTTCAAAAGCCAATCGCGTGTTGGATTCCGTTGAGGATCCCACCGAGACGATTGAATATTCTTATCAAAAGATGCAAGACGCCCTACAAGAAACTCGGCGGCACATCCTTGAAGTGGCTACGGCTAAGAAACAACTCGAAATGCAAGTCGCCGCCTTGCAACAAAAAGCCAATCAATATGCATTAGATGCCAAAGATGCGGTCCAAGCCGGGCGTGATGACTTGGCCACGCAAGCCTTATCCCTAAAGGCCACAACCGAACAACAAATTCAGGAACTTCAATCGCACATCCAACAGACCCAAGCAGAACAAGATAAACTCACCGCAGCACAACAAAAGCTAGAAACACAAATCGAAACCTTCCGTACCCAAAAAGAAGTGATGAAAGCTCAATATTCTGCAGCTAAGGCGGAAGTCCAAGTTGGAGAAACTGTTCATGGCATTACCCAGCACGCCGAAGATATCTCCGGTGCTCTGCAAAGAGCCCAGGACAAAATTGCTCATATGCAAGCTAAAGCTTCCGCCCTCGACGAATTAGAATCCTCACCCGACCTAAGCGCCTTACCCGAATCCAATAGTGATAGTATTCGCCAACAACTTAATAAGGCAAGCCAAGACTCGGCAGTACAAGAAGAACTCGCGAAATTAAAACAGGAAATGCAACAAACTGCTAAACCCTTAAACCCTTCTTCTGACAACCAGGAAGAACAATGAGATGGAAACCATTCAAAAGGAGCCGCACTATGTGGCTCCTTTTCCGCTGTCAACAGTCTTCCCTTGTCTGATCTTTCCATAGCTCCCATCAGTTATGGAGAGCGCTGGAAAACATTTAACCTGAGGATTAGAGTTTTGACCAAATCTTCTGAGTCTGTTATTTTGGATAAGGTTTAGACTCGAAACCGGTTGTCGTGTCATGCCCCACATTTTTGCCGTCATCATTAGCCCGTACACGACAGCCGTGTCTTTTATGGCGTTTGGGACAGCTTGTGAAGGATTTATAGTATTTTAATCCCACAAGTCTGTGCAGTATCCTAAATATTCTTCCAAAACGACGAATTTTACGGATAAACCCGTAGGAATGGACATCTCGGTGCTGATAAGATCAAGACGCCATTGATGATTGTCGCATTGAGGAGTGAATGCATAATGATAACACTAAAATTTTACAGGAAGATCATCCCAATTGGCAAGACCGTATTATATTACGGGTTATTTGCTTCCATTGTCGCCTCAATCAGCTGACCATTGAACAAGATAGGCCCATTTGGATTCCAAGGAGGTACCCCGATGAGTGAAACCAAGCAAACCACCATTCGTTTTGCTGGCACGATCTACCACCGGTTGGAATTAGCCAGTCAACGCACGGGACTGACCATCAATTCCATCGTCACGGTGGCGTGCCTTGATTGGTTACGACGTCACGAAGAACAATTGTCTTTATGGGAAAAAGGCACAGATCCTCACCACGAAAGCGAATAACGGCGCATAAATTATGTTTATCGCCCTAGTAAGTGACCGACATATTGGAGGGCCGCATGACTACAATGGGAACAATACCCGTGATCATTTATCAAACGTTCGGCTACTTCATTTCGTTTTTTCTCTTGAGCAGGATCCGTAACGTTAGCAGATGTCGTGATTTTAACAATATCTTTGAGATTGGTAAATAATTTGGCCTCAATCGCCGTCTGAAGTCCCGGGTGGGAGCGATAGTCGAAGTGCTGACCACGGCGGGATAAGGTAGAAATACGTATTAAAATCTCTTCGCGAAAAGGACGTTTAGCATTTTCGCTCACCCCAATGTATTCTTCGATGGACCGCATTAACATTTCATCCGGTTCAATTTCCTCATCGGTCAACGGATCCATAATCTTCCTGTGATTCACATAAGCGTCAATGTTATCGAGATACGTGTTTAAGAGCATTTGCGCGGTATCCTCAAAAGAATACATGAAGGCTTTTTGTACCTCAAGGGTGACAAGCTCATCATATTCGCGGCGCACCTCATAAATCAAGTTGAGCAAAGACTCACGGGTTTGTGCAGTGAACCCATTTTGTTGTCCTAGACCATCTTTTAAGGCACGCAATGCATCTAAGGGATTTAGACACGGTACGTGGCTTTTGCCGAGGGCAAGGGACAGACGATTGATAACATATCTCGGTGAAAGACCCGTCATGCCTTCATCAGGCCACTCATCTTTGAGGCTTCGGATATCTGCTTCGGTAAACCCATCGACGAATTGGCCATCATAAAGTTTCAACTTTTTTAACAGGGTCACACCTGACCTTTTGGACTCTTTCAGCCGGGACAGAACGGCAAACATGGAGGCTATCTGCAAAGTGTGAGGAGCAATATGCACCCTACGAAGAGCGGACTCCCGAATTAGCTTGTCGTAAATTTTCACCTCATCGGATACGCGTAAATTATAGGGCATCCGAATTAAAATAATGCGATCACGCAAGGCTTCATTTTTTTTATTTTGGATAAACTGTTGATACTCGGCTTCGTTAGTATGTGAGATCAATACTTCATCAGCATAAATCATGGCATAACGGCCGGTTTTGATTTGTTGCTCTTGAGACAGACTCAGTAAGCCATAGAGAAATTTTTCATCGACTTTGAGCATCTCAATGAATTCCATAAGACCCCGATTGGCAATATTTAATTCGCCATCAAAGCGGTATGCGCGGGGATCTGACTCGGATCCATATTGGCCAATAGTCGCAAAATCGATACTCCCGGTTAATTCAGAGATATCTTGACTTTTGGGATCGCTAGGCGAGAAAGTGCCAATCCCCACCCGATTCATTTCGGAAAGCACAACACGTTCCACCGGAAATTCTTCAATGCTCCCGCGAAATTCTTCCGTTAACCGCTTGCGACAGACCGGGCAGAGTTCTCCTTCAACATAAATGCCGTACTCCTGATAGATATCCTCACGTAGTGTTGGCGGAATTAAATGTAATGGTTCTTCATGCATCGGACAGCCTTCTAATCCATATAGAGCTCCCTGATTGGTCCGTGAATAGCGTTCTAAACCGCGTTTCAATAAGGTGACCACGGTAGATTTTCCTCCACCCACAGGGCCCATAAGCAGCAAAATT
The Sulfobacillus thermosulfidooxidans DNA segment above includes these coding regions:
- a CDS encoding glycosyl hydrolase family 18 protein, which codes for MQYYQSRRYRKRSKMSTLLGLSLLFTGSFTLLTNPGAKAFSLNHIQYVRLANTKPVFVLSHKTLYHVPNPATFFALGGTWSNVQSLSSLNGDTLGLPMVVPYPSGTLLKTFNAPTVYLVVHGILRPIATAQVFNQMHLNWNAIHAIPQIMSNWPVGSAITRPMSYWPSGAVLRQSGHPQVYEVEDGTLSHIISPNLFHQLGYHWSDVKVVSQLPYPIGAAMTQPLREYPTGTILQLDGHRAVYVDEEGTLRHIPNPTIFHELGYHFSEILHVSNLGGNTMGPPLDSTIIPGDPSSSPSPSQPPSSSPTPPLSAFLSMGYGYYADNEPNGPNNSSYLDLLNHANALSVINPVWYFVQSSSQGGWIVNDWTRSIPTINGEKNVQVVTKAAHNQGVLVMPSVGIYYNPSSGPITTPAEQKQLVQQLVTIVQKNDYDGLTIDFESQGSGNLSVSAASTQYTQFIQQLGAALHAIGKKLMIAVYASPYPHTIYNYAALAPYVNWINIMAYPEHNSSTPPGPTQGFPWLENIVQNALATGVNPGQIILGVAPYGHSWTYTNSGHTPNSYESNRTIKNYIDTHHIVPLWDSTEKAIVFTTGPLAQTPPAPLSYNVNQSSPAVANLQTILNVVLLQYASTHHLPAPPLLWANGYYDSETSRAVAMFQQDFHVENAQSGIYDTQTAQALAQVISQYQIGQTQWWDQTSRSFADLLKLALQDHLAGVASWRLPFETTNYWSTLTSLTSIWKP
- a CDS encoding SPL family radical SAM protein, which encodes MAVGEIECKSILTKSKLPDADYVINPYVGCQFGCSYCYASFMGRFNGHSIEDWGNYIYAKINAPVVLKREFRKISGTKKKILLSSVTDPYQGAEAHYHLTRQSLQIFAAEQYSGPVSILTKSPLVLKDVSILRQIPDVEVGMTVTSTDDSVSRSLEDQAPVVSTRLKTLGKLHDAGIKTYAFVGPIFPHLFLRVEKLESLFQQLAEVGVSQVFAEHVNMSAYILKRLAPAIDRDPSVAEFYRTPDKLKTLTKKIDALVYDLVKKYGLQLRLNQPLHHSDLPKNT
- a CDS encoding PrkA family serine protein kinase → MDLWERLREYQQREQQLSWHGTFREYFERVIQDPRLCRLSHARIYDMVAEQGIEWDDTGQKHYRFFTRELFGLQEALDQLVEYFQSAAQRLEVRKRILLLMGPVGGGKSTVVTLLKRGLERYSRTNQGALYGLEGCPMHEEPLHLIPPTLREDIYQEYGIYVEGELCPVCRKRLTEEFRGSIEEFPVERVVLSEMNRVGIGTFSPSDPKSQDISELTGSIDFATIGQYGSESDPRAYRFDGELNIANRGLMEFIEMLKVDEKFLYGLLSLSQEQQIKTGRYAMIYADEVLISHTNEAEYQQFIQNKKNEALRDRIILIRMPYNLRVSDEVKIYDKLIRESALRRVHIAPHTLQIASMFAVLSRLKESKRSGVTLLKKLKLYDGQFVDGFTEADIRSLKDEWPDEGMTGLSPRYVINRLSLALGKSHVPCLNPLDALRALKDGLGQQNGFTAQTRESLLNLIYEVRREYDELVTLEVQKAFMYSFEDTAQMLLNTYLDNIDAYVNHRKIMDPLTDEEIEPDEMLMRSIEEYIGVSENAKRPFREEILIRISTLSRRGQHFDYRSHPGLQTAIEAKLFTNLKDIVKITTSANVTDPAQEKKRNEVAERLINDHGYCSHCSHAALQYVGHLLGR
- a CDS encoding MFS transporter, with product MRQLLLTLKSMVPAVWTIIVGQFLINLAFYSIYPFLALYLLRNHVSTAVIGSILGARPLANMLGTVVGGWWGNRTPSRWVMSLGFFGAGMGDFIMAATTSSIMAIGGLCAASFFSGVAYPAESKALLENTTPKNRTEIYSALRMVINLAGGVAPLLALAFFLPMPRFSFGMFAGITITYGLSALRWIPSRVGENRVSQSRSGSYRAVLSNQSFMWTLLSLTLSSMAYSLLVMLLPLFMSSMFPVYGHKLLCDNLADQYYHGDFLTTPHHRR
- a CDS encoding PspA/IM30 family protein, translated to MAGLLERVKTILGSKANRVLDSVEDPTETIEYSYQKMQDALQETRRHILEVATAKKQLEMQVAALQQKANQYALDAKDAVQAGRDDLATQALSLKATTEQQIQELQSHIQQTQAEQDKLTAAQQKLETQIETFRTQKEVMKAQYSAAKAEVQVGETVHGITQHAEDISGALQRAQDKIAHMQAKASALDELESSPDLSALPESNSDSIRQQLNKASQDSAVQEELAKLKQEMQQTAKPLNPSSDNQEEQ
- a CDS encoding AbrB/MazE/SpoVT family DNA-binding domain-containing protein; this encodes MVTLPKAVRQHYGLGPDTPLTLVDWNGVFILSPRIPVVTDLAKQIAVERAAAGLSVQDLLRTWDQERYGADVPQSEDA